The genomic stretch TGGCCGATATCCCGCATACGGGGCTGGCCGTGGTGATCGTGGCCGAAGCCACCACGATCGAAGCGGGCCGGCGCCTGCTCGACGAACTCTGCGGCATGGCGTGGCAACGCCGGGCTGATTTCGTTTTCCCGATCGAGCCGATGGCGGAATCGATCGCACGAGCGAAGGCGATCCCGCAAGGTCCGGTCGTGCTGGTGGACCATGGCGACAACTGTGGTGCCGGCGGCCCAACCGACGAAATGACAGTGTTGGGCGAAGTCCTGCACCAGGGGCTCGAAGGCGTGGTTGCCGGGCCGTTCTGGGACCCCGGGGCGGTGGCGGAATTGATTGCCGCCGGCGTCGGGCAGTCCGTCACGCTGGATGTGGGCGGCAAGACCGACATGCCGGCGCTGGACCTGAAGGGCCGTCCGCTGCGGCTGACCGGGCGGGTGCAGTGCATTACCGACGGCAACTATCAGGTCACCGGTCCGATGTTCACCGGCATGAAGCTGAGCCTGGGCCGCACCGTGGTGCTGGATGTCGCGGGCACGTTGGTGGTGATCTGCGAAAAGCCGCAGGAGCCGTTCGATACCGGCGTGTTCACGCACGCGGGCATCGACCTGTCGCGCCGCAAGTACATCCTCATCAAGTCGCGCCAGCATTTCCGCGCCGGGTTCGAGCCGATCGCCAGCGAGATCGTGCTGGTGGCCGGCCCCGGCGTCTGCAGTTCGGACTACAGCCAGTTTCCGTTCCGCAACCTGCGCCGCCCGATCTATCCACTGGAAGCGCACACTGAACTCGATGCCGCCTGAAGCGGCCGCCGCCATCAACCGGAGTGACCCGCACGCTCTTTCCGAATTCCCTGCAACGGCTGGCCCCCGCGCTGGCCTTGGTCTTGGCCCTGGGTGTCAGTGCCGCTCCCGCCATGGCCCGCGCCGCCAGCGGCGACGCGCCCGTGCGTATCGTCGTCGGCTTTGCGGCCGGCGGTGCGCTCGACATTTTCGCGCGCACGCTTGCCGAAAAGCTGCGGGTTTCGCTCGACACACCGGTGCTGGTCGAAAACCGCCCCGGCGCCTCGGCGCGACTGGCACTGGAGAACGTCAAACGCGCGCCGCCGGACGGCAAGACGGTGCTGATCTCGCCCGCGCCGCCGTTCACCATCTTTCCGCTGACCTACAAAAGCCTGTCCTATGACCCCGACAAGGACCTGGTTCCCGTCGCCTACCTGGCCGACGTGCCGCTGGTCGCATCCGCCAGCATCAACCAGCCCTATCGGACCATGCCGGAATACCTGGCATGGGTAAAGCGCAACCGGGACAAGGGCGGCGTGGGACTGGTCACGCTTGGCGGCAGCATTCACTTCGGGGTGCTGTCGCTCAGCAAGGCGATCGGCGTGCCCTTGCTGCCCACCGCCTATCGCGGCGCAGTGATGATGCTGACCGATGAGATCGGCGGCACGCTGCCGCTGGGTATCGATGCGGTGGGCGGGCAGATGGAGCTGTACCGGGCGGGCAAGATCCGTTTCCTGGGTGTCACCGGCACTCGCCGCTCGGCGCTGCTGCCTGATGTGCCAACGCTGGCGGAGGTGGGCGCGCCAGGTTTCGAGGCGGCATCCGGCTGGTATTCGGCTTTTGTGCCGGCGGGGACGCCGCCGCCGATGGTGGCGAAGATCGAAAAGGCGCTGCTCGATGCCGTCAAGGATCCCGTGGTGCGCGACAAGATGTCGACGCTGGGCATGGAAATGAATGGCAAGCCGGCGGATTCCTTGCGCAAGCTGATCCAGGCGCAGCGCGCGCAGTGGCAGCCGGTGGTCGCGGCCTCGGGTTTTACGGCCAGCGATTGAGACCCGCGGGAGCACGGCCATGCCGCAGGATGCGGCCCACCCGCTCCCGCAGCATCGGCAATACCTCGGCTTCAAACCACGGATGCTGCTTGAACCACGGCTGGTTGCGCGGCGACGGGTGCGGCAGCGGGATGAAGCCGGGCGCATAGTCCTGCCATGCCCTGACCGTTTCGGTCAGCGTGGGTTTGCGGCGCGCGCCCAGGAAATGCCGCTGCGCATACTGGCCGACCAGCAGGGTCAGCGCGATCGACGGCAGTTGCGCCAGCAGGCGGTCCATCCACAGGGGCGCGCATTCGGGGCGCGGCGGGTTGTCGCCACCCTTGCCGCGGCCGGGATAGCACAAGCCCATTGGGATGATGGCGAATTGCGAGGCGTCGCAGAAGGTGGTGTCGTCGACGCCGAGCCACTGGCGCAAACGGTCACCGCTGGCATCGTTCCATGGAATGCCGGTCTCGTGCACGCGCGTTCCCGGTGCCTGGCCGACGATCAGTATGCGTGCGCCGGCGCCGGCGCGAACCACCGGGCGCGGGCCCAGCGGCAAATGCTGTGCGCAGGCGCGGCAGGCGCGGACCTCGGTCAGCAGGGATTCGAGCGCGGCGGTTGGGTGGCGCAGGGTGTGTTCAGGCGGGGGCGGCTTGGCTGGCATCGCTGGTTGTCCGGAATGCGCGCTTTCGCGCGGACCTGCAGTGGTTGGCCGATGCCGCGCGCATGACGTATTTTACAAGGGCAAACGCGCCCCCGCCGCCGAACCCGCCGGCGCAACGCATGCGCGGCCGCGCAGCGGTTCCCGCATGCCAGCGGTGGCGCGACCATCACAGGAGCCCGCCATGCTCGACGCACTTCGCCACACGCTTCGCCGCTTCTCCATCGCTTGCTGTGTGTGCCTTGCAGCCTGCGGGGGCGGCGGTGGCGGCGGCGAAAGCGGCGGTGCGGGTGATTCTGGCGGTGGAGGAGGCGGCGGTGGCGCGGGCGGCAACGGCTCGCTGACGGTTGCGATCTCGGGCCTGCCGTCGGGGACCCCGGCGGCCATCACGGTATCGGGCCCGGGCCAGTTCCGCCAGGCCGTGGTGCAGTCGACCACGCTGTCCAACCTGGCGCCAGGCAGTTACACCATCACCGCAGACAGCGTGCTGACGGGCAGTGCGTTGCGCAAGCCGCAGCTGCCGACGCAGGTGGTCGCAGTGGCCGCGGGCACGGGTGCGACCGCCAGCGTGGCCTACGGTGCGCCGGAATCGATGCAGTTGTCGTTGACGCAGGTGCCCGGCGAATTCTCCGCGCCGATCTTCCTGACCGCGCCCGCCGGCGATGCGCGCCTGTTCGTGGTGGAGCGCGCCGGCCGTATCCGCATCGTTCGCGATGGCGCGCTGCTGGCCACGCCGTTTCTGGATATCGAGGCGCTGACCACCACCGACGGCGAGCGCGGCCTGCTGTCGATGGCATTCGATCCGGACTACGCGAGCAACGGCCGCTTCTACGTCTATTACACCGACACAGCTGGCGCCATCACCATCGCCCGCTACCAGGTCTCGGCCACCAACCCGGACCTGGCCGACACCGCGGGCACGGTGCTGCTGTCGATCCCGCATCCGACCTTCTCCAACCATAACGGCGGCCAGCTCGCCTTCGGCCCCGACCGCATGCTCTATATCGGCACGGGCGACGGCGGCGGTGGCGGCGATCCGGCGGGCAACGCGCAGAACGCGGGAACGCTGCTCGGCAAGATGCTGCGTATCGATGTCAGCGGCGCGTCGGGCTACGGCGTGCCGGCAGGCAACCCGTTACTGGGCCAGTCGGGCAGCCGCGGCGAGATCTGGGCGCTCGGGCTGCGCAACCCGTGGCGGTTCTCGTTCGATGCCGGGACGTTGTATATCGCCGACGTCGGCCAGGACCTGCGTGAGGAAGTCGACGTGGCACCGTCCACCAGCGCGGGCCTGAACTACGGCTGGAACCTGACCGAGGGCTCCGCGTGCGTGGGTGCCGCCGCCTGCGACAAGAGCGGGCTGACCATGCCCGCGTTCGAGTACGGCCATGGGGAAGGCGGCTGTGCCATCGTCGGCGGCTATGTGTATCGCGGCAGCGCCAGCCCGGCGCTGCGCGGGCGCTACTTCTACTCCGATCTGTGCACGGGCAAGCTGCAGAGCTTCGTGTATCGCGATGGCGTTGCCACCGAGCCGGTCGACTGGAACGTCACGGTGCCGGGCAGCGTGTTCTCGTTCGGCGTGGATGCCGCGCAGGCGCTCTATGTGATGGCCGATCCGGGCACGTCCGCGAACAGCGGGCGGGTCTACCGGATCGATGCCGCGGGCGGCACGCCTTGATGGCTTGCCGCCCCTCATCGCAACGTCTCAGGCCGCGTTGGTCTTGCGGCCGACGCCCTGGATCAGCTTGTTGACGCGTGCCAGGTACTGGTCGAACATCCGGTTCGCCTGTTCCTGGCTGTCGATCGGCTGCAGCACGGTGCGCCCCTCGGCTTCAAGCTTGGCGCGGATCTCCGGCTTGGCCAGCGCTTCGCCGATGGCCTTGCGCAGCACCGCCACGCGCTCTGCCGGCGTGCCCTGCCTGACGAAATAGCCGCCGCCGATGGTGTATTCGAAATCCGGCACCAGCTTGCTCTGCGTAATCAGCGGCACCGACTTGAGCGCGGGCGGCAGGGCGCGCGAGAAGCTGGTCAGGATCTTCAGCCGGCCCTGCTGCTGCATGCTGTCGAAACTGGACTGGTAGGGCAGGATGGCGAAGTCGACCTCGCCGCCGGCAAGGCCCTGCAGCGCCGGCGCGCCGCCCTTGTAGGGCACGTGCAGGAACGGCACGCCCAGGCGCGCGGCGAGCGCATCGCCCATCAGGTGATAGATCGAGTCGATGCCGACGGTGGCGTAGGTCAGCGACTTGCCCTTGCCCTGCCGCGCGAATTCGATGAACTTGTCCAGGCTGTCCACGGCGATGCCGTTGCGCACCATCAGCACGATATTGGCGTCGCTGATCGGCGCGGCCAGCAAGAAGTCCTGCGGCTTGTAGCGTGCCGCGGGGTTCAGCAGCGGCGCCAGGAACACCTCGTTGATCGAGCCATGGAAGAAGGTGTAGCCGTCGGCCGGCGCGGCCAGCACCTTGTTGGCGCCGATCAGCCCGGTGCCGCCGCCGTAGTTCTCCACCACCACCTGCTGGCGCACGCTCTTGCTGATCGATTCGCCGAAGATGCGCGCCGACGCGTCGCTGGCGCCGCCGGCAGGGTAGGGCACCACCAGCGACAGCGCCTTGGCGGGAAAGGCATCGGCCGCAAACGCCGGCAGGCCGGACAGCACGGAAGCACCGGCGGCGAGGCCGGCGTGTTGCAGGAAGCGGCGACGGTTCAGGGTAGCCATGGGGTTGTCTCCTCGGTTTCTTTGTCAGGCCAGATAGCTTTGCGCCAGGTGCGCCCAGAACGCGGCGCCGACCGGCAGGGCCTTGTCGTTGAAGTCGTACAGCGGGTTGTGCACCATGCAGCCGCCGTCTTCGCCCAGGCCGTTGCCCAGTCGGATATAGGCGCCGGGGCGATGCTCGAGCATGTAGGCGAAGTCTTCGCTGCCCATCACCGGCGGGCGCTCGACCACGTTGTCGGCGCCCACCAGCCGGATCGCGGCCTGGCGCGCGAATTCGGTCTGCGCGGCATGGTTGACCAGCACCGGATACTTGCGCTCGTAGATCACCTCCGCCTGCGGCCGGAAGCTCTGCGCCTGCGCGGTGACGAAGGCCTGGATGCGTTCTTCGACCAGCGTGCGCACGCGCGGGTCGAGCGTGCGCACGCCGATCTTGATGGTTGCGGTGTCGGGCACCACGTTGTAGGTGCTGCCGGCCTGCAGCGCGCCCACGGTGATCACCGCCGACTTGAGCGCGTCGATCTCGCGGCTGACGATCGATTGCAGCCCCAGCACCATGCTGGCCGCGCCCTGCATCACGTCGATGCCATGGTGCGGCATGGCGCCGTGCGCGCCGCGCCCGCGCAGCGTGACGGTGGCGCGGTCGAACGAGGCCATGGCGGGACCGGCGATCACGCCGATCTGTCCCACCGGCATGCCCGGCGAATTGTGCAGCGCGTACACCTCGTCGCACGGGAAGCGCTCGAACAGCCCGTCCTCCAGCATGCGCAGCGCGCCGCCTTCGTTCTCTTCGGCCGGCTGGAAGATCAGGTTCAGCGTGCCGTTGAAATCGACCGACTCGGCCAGGTAGCGCGCGGCGCACAGCAGGATCGCGGTGTGGCCGTCATGGCCGCATGCATGCATCTTGCCCGCGATGGTGCTGGCATAGTCCAGGCCGGTCTGTTCCTGGATCGGCAGCGCATCCATGTCGGCGCGGATGCCCAGCGCCTTGCTGCCGTGGCCCTTGCGCAGCGTGCCGACCACGCCGGTGGTGCCCAGGCCGCGGTGCACGGCGTAGCCCCATGCCGCCAGCTGCTCGGCGACGAGGTTGCTGGTCTGGCGCTCTTCGAAGGCCAGCTCCGGATGCGCGTGGATCTGGCGCCGGATCGCGACGAATTCCGGCGCGAGGGTCTGGATGGATCGCTGCAGTTCGGCGGGCAGGGTATCGGTCATGGCGGCTGGGGAACGTGGTGGTTCATCGCATTCTCTCCGCAGCCGTGCGCCGAAACCATGACAACGGTAGCGACAAATCGTTGTATAGAATGCAACGATAAGAAAATCGCGCATCGCCGCAGGAGGAGACCGAGACATGGAAGACGTGCTGGACCGCAAGCGGGCGCTGTGCCTGCTGCAGATCATCGAGACCGGTTCGGTGCGCGGCGCCGCCGAAGCGCTGGAGCTGGACCCCTCGGTGGTCAGCCGTGCCGTGGCCAGGCTGGAACAGGACACCGGGCTGACGCTGCTGGAGCGGCGCGGGCGTGGCGTGGTCGCCACCGACGCGGGGCGGCTGCTGGCGCTGTTTGCGCGGCGCCAGCAGGACCTGCAGGACACCTTCGTGGCCGAAGTGAACAACCTGAAGAACGCCCAGCGCGGCCATGTCGAACTGTCCTTCGGCGAAGGCTTTGTCGACCTGGTGCTGGAGCCGGTGCTGCAGGGCTTCCTGCGCAAGCATCCCGACGTCACCTGCAGCATCCAGGTGGCGGGCACCGACGAGACCGTGCGCCTGCTGCTGGAGGATCTGGCCCATATCGGCTTCGTGTTCCAGCCGCCCGACGATGCGCGGCTGCAATCGCACTATTCGCGGCTGTCGCCGATCCGCGCGCACGTGCACAAGGACCATCCGCTGGCGCGGCGCCGGCGCGCGCTGACGCTGGCGGACCTGGCGCAGCACCAGGGCGCGTTCCTGGCGGGTTCGTTCGGCGTGCGCAAGCATGTGCAGGCGGCCGAGCTGGACGAGCACATCACGCTCAAGCCGATGCTGGTCACCAACTCCTTCAAGGTGCTGTGGGAGTACGCGGCGATGGGGCTGGGCTATATCCTGACGGCGCGCTCGGTGCCGCTGAAGGAGCCGCAGCTGCGGCAGCTGGTATCGCTGCCGATGGCCAATCCCATCCTGAACAACAGCCGCATCCACATCCTGACGCGTGCCGGCCGGCACTTGTCGCCGGTCGCGGATGGCCTGCTGCGGCACCTGGTCAAGGCGTTTCCGGCGGCCTGAACTGGCGCCGGCAACGGAACCTGCATGCAGCGGCGGCGAACGGAGTGTTCGGGAATGGCAGAGGCGCGCGCGCCGGATTGCGGCGATCATGCAGGTTGATCCTGTCCGCCCCTCGCCGCCCTTCGCCAGACTTCCTAGTCCGCCATGCATGTCCATCTGCAGTCCTCCATGCACGCCAGCCTGCAGCAGCTGTGGCTGGCGTTTCCGTTGTCGGTGGGCGCCGAGCGCGGCCGGGTGGTGGTCAGGCGACGCGGCTACGAGCGGGTGCTGCTGGCCGGCCAGCAGGCAGTCATCGATCCGTTCGAAGTGTTTGCGCTGCGCCTGGATGGCAGCAGCGCGCAGCCGGCGGCATGCACGCTCGAGATGCGGGGGCTGGCTCCGGCACACCCGTCGGAATGCCTGCACCACCGCATTGCCAAGCGCGTGTTCCTGCAGCCGCAGTACGCCTGGAACGCGGCGTTTATCGCGGAACGCCTCGGCATGTCTGCGGCGCAGCTGCGCCGCGCGCTGTTCGCGCAGGGCACCGCGCTGACCGACCTGTGCCGCACGCAACGGCTGATGCGGCTGCTGTTCGATGTGATGGCGGGCGACGCGGCCCTTGCCGACGCGCGGCGACGGGTCGGTTGGCCGGCCAACGGTGATTTGGACAGCGCATTCTATGACCGCTTCGGCGTCTCGCTCGAGGCCGCGCGGCGGCTGGCCGGCGCGCACGCGATGCCGCGGCAGCGCTCGGTGGCATGACGCGCGCGGCGCGGTTTGCGAGATAATCCGGCGAAATCATCCGACGAAATAATCGACGAAACAAGCCGCCGTTGCGCCCGGGAATGATGTCATGCGTTTTGATCTGGTCGACCTGAAACTGTTCACGCATATCGCGGAGGCACAGAGCCTGACCGGCGGTGCGCAGCGCTCGCACCTGTCGCTGGCCGCGGCCAGCACGCGCATCAAGAACCTGGAGGAACACGTCGGCGTCAAGCTGCTGAGCCGCAGCAGCCAGGGCATGAAGGTGACCGGGGCGGGCGAGACCCTGCTGGCCCATGCGCGCCGCGTGCTGCGCCAGCTGGAGCAGCTCAGCGGCGACCTGCAGGAATACGCGGCGGGCGTCAAAGGCCACGTGCGCGTATTCGCCAACACCACCGCCATGAGCGAGTTCCTGCCGGCGGTGCTGCGCAGCTACCTGGTCAGCCATCCGGACGTGACCATCGACATGCACGAACGGCTCAGCCCGGACATCGTGCGCGCGGTGCAGGAGGGCATCGTCGATATCGGCATCATCGCCGGCAACGTGCGCACCGAAGGGCTGGAGGTCATGCCATACCGGCGCGACCGGCTGGTGCTGGCGACCGCGCTGAGCCATCCGCTGGCCGAGCGCGGGCGCGTGGATTTCATCGATACGCTCGACTACGACTTTATCGGCCTGCCCGAAGACAGCGCCATCCACAACTTCCTGAAGCGCGCCGCGGCGGACCTGCAGCGCACGCTGCGCTGGCGCGTGCAGGTCAGCAATTTCGAGACCGCGTGCCGCATGATCGAGGCCAACGTCGGCGTGGGCGTGTTGCCCGAGACCACCGCGCGCCGACATGCCAGGGCCATGTCGCTGCGCATCGTCCAGCTCGACGACGAATGGGCCGAGCGCCAGCTGCAGATCTGCGTGGCCGACGTCGACGCCTTGCCGCTGTTCGCGCGCAAGCTGGTGGACCTGCTGGTCGAAGACGGGCAGGGGCGCCAGGACTGAACCCGCGCCCCGGCCCCGCGGGCTATGCCTGGTCCGCGAGCGACTGCCGCAACTGGTGCTTGAGCAGCTTGCCGCTGGCCGTGGTCGGCATCGCCGCCACGCGCACGATGCGTTCGGGGCGCTTGTAGGGCGACAAGCGCCCGACCAGGTAGTCTTGCAGCGCCGGCGCGTCGAAGCGCTCGCCTTCGCGGAGTTCGACGAAGGCAATCACTTCCTCGTTGCCATCCGCGGCGGGCAGGCCGATCACGGCCGACACGCGCACCGACGGATGCGTGTTGAGCACCGATTCGACTTCGATCGGGTAGACGGTGAAGCCAGAACGGATGATCAGGTCCTTGGTGCGGCCGACGATAAACAGGGCGCCTTCGTCATCCAGCCGCCCGATATCGCCGGTGTTGAGCCAGCCACCCGGGCGCAAGGCCTCGGCGGTCAGTTCGGGCGCGCGGTAATAGCCGCGCATCACGCCCGGCCCGCGGATCCACAGTTCGCCGGGCTGTCCCGGCGGCACCGGCTTGCCGTCGGGCCCGACCACCTGCAGGTCGGCACCCGGGACGATCTCGCCCGCGGCGCAATCGGCGCGCGGCCGGTCCAGGCGCGTCACGAACATCGATCCGGCGTACTCGGTCATGCCGTAGCCATGGTGCAGCGGCTGGCCGAATACTGCCTCGACATCGCGCTTGAGCGTGGGGTCGAGCGGCCCGCCGCCGGTGTAGAGATAGCGCAGGCGCGGCGATGGTTGCAAGGGCGCACCGGTCGCCCGCACGTGGGCCAGGATACGGCTGAACATGGCCGGCACGCCCTGCAGCAGCGTGATCGCGCCGTCGCGGATCGCCGCGGTCAGGTCCGCCGCGTTGAAGCGCGCGCACAGGTACAGGCTGGCGCCGGCGTGCAGCGTCGAGACCAGCAGCGTGCCCAGCCCGAACACATGCGAGATCGGCATCACCGCGTAGGCGCAGTCGTCCGGCTGCATGCGGCGCGAGGCCACGGTGACCTCGGCAAAGTGCAGCAGGCCGCGGTGGGTGACCATCACTCCCTTGGGCTGCCCGGTGGTGCCCGAGGTGTAGACCAGCGCGGCCACCTCGTGCGCAAGCGCTTCCGGCTCGCGCGTGGCGGTCGCGTCGACTGCGCTGGCCATCAGCGGGCCCAGGCCGGCCGGGGCGATTTCGCGGGCGCGGTAGCGCACGCCGTGGCGCAGCGCATCCGGCGACGCCGCGTGGGTGAACAACATCAGGCGCGGGTGGCAGTGGGCGCGGATCACCTCGATCTCGCGCTCGGACAGGCGCGCGTTGACGACCACCGGCCATGCGCCCAGCTCCGCCAGGGCGAACACCAGCGTGATCACCGCCAGGCAGTTCTCGGCCACCACCAGCACCCGGTCGCCGGTGCCCACGCCCTGCGCCTGCAGGTAGCGCTGCGCGTCCCCGATGCCGGCCCACAGCTGCGCATAGGTGGTGCTCCGGTCTTCTTCGATGACGGCGACATGGCCGGGCGTGTGCGCGGCCCAGTGGCGCGGGATGTCGCTGATGCGGGTGAGGGGGGCTCGGTCCGGTGGCATGTTTCAGGCGTCCTGGTGCGGGCGAAGTGTCCGCGGCAGCGGCATCAGTAGCGTTCGATCAATAGCGTTCGAACACCGCGGCAATGCCCTGGCCGCCGCCGATGCACATGGTTTCCAGGCCGTAGCGGCCGCCGCGGCGCTGCAGTTCGTGCAGCAGCGTGGCCAGGATGCGCACGCCGGTGGCGCCGATCGGATGGCCCAGCGAGATCCCCGAGCCGTTGACGTTGAGCTTCTGTTCGATCGCGTCCCGGTCCTGCCAGTCCCAGCCCTTGAGCACGGCCAGCACCTGGCAGGCGAAGGCCTCGTTCAGCTCGACCAGGTCCATCTGCTCCAGCGTCAGGTTCAGGCGCGCCAGCAGCTTCTTCACCGCCGGCACCGGGCCGATGCCCATGTGCGAGGGTTCGCAGCCGGCAGCGGCCCAGCCAACCAGCGAGGCCATCGGGGTCAGGCCGAGTTCGGCGAGCTTGTCTTTGGCGACGATCAGGCAGGCGGCCGAGGCATCGTTCTGCTGGCTCGCGTTGCCCGCGGTGACGGTGCCGTTCGGCATCAGCACGCGCAGCTTGGCCAGGCTATCCAGCGTGGTCTGCGGACGGAAGCCTTCGTCGCGCGTGAACGCCACCGGCTCGCCCTTGCGCTGCGGCACCTGCACCGGGACGATCTCGGCGTCGAAGCGCCCGGCCTCCCACGCCGCCGCGGCGCGCTGGTGGCTGCGCACGGCAAAAGCGTCGGCGTCCTCGCGGCTGATGCCGTAGTCGCGCGCCAGGTTTTCGGCGGTCTCGATCATGCCGGAGATCTTGCCGAAGCGCTCCACCGGCTGCGAGCGTTCGCGGCCGCGATCGAGCCGGTCGAAGAAGCGCACGTTGCCGGAGCGCGCGCCCCAGCGCATATCGGTGGTGTAGTACTCGATATTGCTCATGCTCTCGACGCCGCCGGCGATCACCACGTCGGCGGCGCCGCTCTGCACCATCATCGATGCCGTGACGATGGCCTGCAGGCCACCGCCGCAGCGGCGATCCAGCTGCATGCCCGGCACTTCCACCGGCAGGCCCGCCTGCAGCGCGGCCCAGCGGCCAACGCACGGCACTTCGCTGTTGGCGTAGGACTGGGCGAAGACGACGTCGTCGATGCGCGCCGGGTCGATGCCGCTGCGCTCCACCACCGCGCGCACGGCGGTGGCGGCCAGTTCCTCGACCGGGACCGGACGCAGGCTGCCGCCAAAGGTGCCGACGGGGGTGCGAAGGGGGGTGACGATTGCAGCTCTGCGCATGGAAGTCTCCTTGGAATTCGGTATCGGGTGAACCATCAAGTTAGTCGGTGGGCGCCGTTCCGGGAAGGTTGGAAAGGGCGACGAAGGCCGCGCCGCACTGGCGCAGCAGCGCATGGGCCTGGCGTTCCAGGCCTGCGCGGTGTTCGGGGGCAGCGATGTCCAGCATGCGGCGCACGCGCTGCGACAGGGTCTGGCCGCGCAGGTCGGCCACGCCATGCTCGGTCACGATCAGCCCGGCATCGGCGCGCGGCGTGCTGACCGGGCCGGACAATTGCGCGACGATGCGGCTTGCCCCTTTGGCGGTGGCTGGCAGCGCCACGATCGGCAGGCCGCCGCGGCTGCGCGCGGCGCCGCGCAGGAAATCCACCGCGCCGCCGACCGCGCCGACATAGACGCCGGCTGCCACTTCGGCATTGACCTGTCCGGTCAGGTCGACTTCGATCGCCGCATTGATCGCGGTCAGCTTGTCGACGCTGGCGAGCACTTCGGGATGGTGCGTATAGGCGGTCTCGCGCAGCTGCAGCCGCGGGTTGCGATGCGCCCAGCGCCGCAGCCGTTCGCTGCCCATCAAAATGCCGCCAATGCCGATGCCCGTATCGATGCGCTTGCGTGCGTTGGTCAGCACACCGGCCTCGGCCAGCGCGGCAATGCCGTCGCCGACCGCGCCGCTGTGCAGCCCCAGGTCGCGGCGGTCATGCAGCGCCGCCACCACCGCCTCGGGCAGGGTGCCGATGCCCATCTGCAGGGTCGCGCCGTCTTCGACCCAGCCGGCGATATGGCGGGCGATGGCCTGTTCGGCCGGACCGGGAGCGCTGCGCTCCAGGCTGATGGGCGGGAATTCCGCCTCGACCTGCAGGGTGATCTGGTCGGCG from Cupriavidus nantongensis encodes the following:
- a CDS encoding acetyl-CoA hydrolase/transferase family protein — encoded protein: MHDLASRLQTLIRPGDHLWWGQATAEPLTLTRALVAHRHAIARGGRFSVFVGIGQSDTLQPEQADVIDFFGYAASGPHRRLASAGVLDIVPSHYSHLPGLIRHGTLRADVVLVQVSPADEQGRHSLGLVHEYLPAALDRARVIIAEVNPEVPWTHGSRYLTADQITLQVEAEFPPISLERSAPGPAEQAIARHIAGWVEDGATLQMGIGTLPEAVVAALHDRRDLGLHSGAVGDGIAALAEAGVLTNARKRIDTGIGIGGILMGSERLRRWAHRNPRLQLRETAYTHHPEVLASVDKLTAINAAIEVDLTGQVNAEVAAGVYVGAVGGAVDFLRGAARSRGGLPIVALPATAKGASRIVAQLSGPVSTPRADAGLIVTEHGVADLRGQTLSQRVRRMLDIAAPEHRAGLERQAHALLRQCGAAFVALSNLPGTAPTD
- a CDS encoding class I adenylate-forming enzyme family protein, producing the protein MPPDRAPLTRISDIPRHWAAHTPGHVAVIEEDRSTTYAQLWAGIGDAQRYLQAQGVGTGDRVLVVAENCLAVITLVFALAELGAWPVVVNARLSEREIEVIRAHCHPRLMLFTHAASPDALRHGVRYRAREIAPAGLGPLMASAVDATATREPEALAHEVAALVYTSGTTGQPKGVMVTHRGLLHFAEVTVASRRMQPDDCAYAVMPISHVFGLGTLLVSTLHAGASLYLCARFNAADLTAAIRDGAITLLQGVPAMFSRILAHVRATGAPLQPSPRLRYLYTGGGPLDPTLKRDVEAVFGQPLHHGYGMTEYAGSMFVTRLDRPRADCAAGEIVPGADLQVVGPDGKPVPPGQPGELWIRGPGVMRGYYRAPELTAEALRPGGWLNTGDIGRLDDEGALFIVGRTKDLIIRSGFTVYPIEVESVLNTHPSVRVSAVIGLPAADGNEEVIAFVELREGERFDAPALQDYLVGRLSPYKRPERIVRVAAMPTTASGKLLKHQLRQSLADQA
- a CDS encoding acetyl-CoA C-acetyltransferase: MRRAAIVTPLRTPVGTFGGSLRPVPVEELAATAVRAVVERSGIDPARIDDVVFAQSYANSEVPCVGRWAALQAGLPVEVPGMQLDRRCGGGLQAIVTASMMVQSGAADVVIAGGVESMSNIEYYTTDMRWGARSGNVRFFDRLDRGRERSQPVERFGKISGMIETAENLARDYGISREDADAFAVRSHQRAAAAWEAGRFDAEIVPVQVPQRKGEPVAFTRDEGFRPQTTLDSLAKLRVLMPNGTVTAGNASQQNDASAACLIVAKDKLAELGLTPMASLVGWAAAGCEPSHMGIGPVPAVKKLLARLNLTLEQMDLVELNEAFACQVLAVLKGWDWQDRDAIEQKLNVNGSGISLGHPIGATGVRILATLLHELQRRGGRYGLETMCIGGGQGIAAVFERY
- a CDS encoding AraC family transcriptional regulator, producing MHASLQQLWLAFPLSVGAERGRVVVRRRGYERVLLAGQQAVIDPFEVFALRLDGSSAQPAACTLEMRGLAPAHPSECLHHRIAKRVFLQPQYAWNAAFIAERLGMSAAQLRRALFAQGTALTDLCRTQRLMRLLFDVMAGDAALADARRRVGWPANGDLDSAFYDRFGVSLEAARRLAGAHAMPRQRSVA
- a CDS encoding LysR substrate-binding domain-containing protein translates to MRFDLVDLKLFTHIAEAQSLTGGAQRSHLSLAAASTRIKNLEEHVGVKLLSRSSQGMKVTGAGETLLAHARRVLRQLEQLSGDLQEYAAGVKGHVRVFANTTAMSEFLPAVLRSYLVSHPDVTIDMHERLSPDIVRAVQEGIVDIGIIAGNVRTEGLEVMPYRRDRLVLATALSHPLAERGRVDFIDTLDYDFIGLPEDSAIHNFLKRAAADLQRTLRWRVQVSNFETACRMIEANVGVGVLPETTARRHARAMSLRIVQLDDEWAERQLQICVADVDALPLFARKLVDLLVEDGQGRQD